A genomic region of uncultured Methanobrevibacter sp. contains the following coding sequences:
- the larC gene encoding nickel pincer cofactor biosynthesis protein LarC: protein MTIIIDPQSSGIAGNMIIGALVDLGADADELKSIMEKSAKDFGKVEVSFEKKLKHGISSTFCHVEMLEHKHSVHYADFIEKIRSLDLERNVKETSIRVFERIAKAEAKVHGKSLNEVHFHEVGASDAVADVIGSIYAYYSLNLDKQKIIGLPIAVGGGRVKTAHGIIPVPAPAVVEILKDAKIVGGPVDSELATPTGSAIYAEICDEIKEFIPLSKPKKVGYGAGRKDFDHPNVLRIIETSDITESDEIDVIETNIDHLTGEEIGYLFDKLLSLGASDVSITPIIMKKNRQGSLLKVISSRNNRDKLVEAIFSETGSLGIRISPNMHRGVAKREFEKEIFNINGKNYEVTFKTAYINGEIISRRAEYEDLKRISDDIGLPLRKVKEMIK, encoded by the coding sequence ATGACAATTATTATTGACCCTCAATCAAGCGGAATAGCTGGAAATATGATTATCGGCGCATTAGTAGATTTAGGTGCCGATGCAGATGAGTTAAAAAGCATTATGGAAAAATCAGCAAAAGATTTCGGAAAAGTTGAAGTAAGCTTTGAAAAAAAGCTCAAACATGGAATCAGCTCCACATTTTGCCATGTTGAAATGCTTGAACACAAGCATTCAGTCCATTATGCAGATTTTATTGAAAAAATCAGGAGCCTGGATTTGGAAAGAAACGTTAAGGAAACTTCAATCAGAGTATTTGAAAGAATTGCCAAAGCGGAAGCTAAAGTGCATGGAAAAAGTCTAAACGAAGTTCATTTCCACGAAGTTGGAGCCAGTGATGCTGTTGCAGATGTTATCGGGTCAATATACGCATATTATTCACTGAATCTGGACAAACAGAAAATCATCGGCCTGCCTATTGCCGTTGGCGGAGGAAGAGTCAAAACTGCTCATGGAATAATACCGGTTCCGGCCCCTGCAGTTGTTGAAATCCTGAAAGATGCAAAAATTGTAGGAGGACCTGTTGACAGCGAGCTTGCAACACCAACAGGCTCAGCGATTTATGCAGAAATCTGTGATGAGATAAAGGAATTCATCCCACTTTCAAAACCTAAAAAAGTAGGATACGGTGCCGGAAGAAAAGACTTTGACCATCCGAACGTTTTAAGAATCATTGAAACCTCAGACATTACTGAAAGCGATGAAATTGACGTTATTGAAACAAATATCGACCATTTAACAGGTGAAGAAATCGGATATCTGTTTGACAAACTTCTAAGCTTGGGAGCAAGTGACGTGTCAATAACACCGATAATAATGAAGAAAAACCGTCAGGGCAGTCTTTTGAAAGTCATCTCATCAAGAAACAACAGAGACAAACTGGTTGAAGCTATTTTTAGTGAAACCGGAAGTTTAGGTATCAGAATTTCGCCGAATATGCACAGAGGAGTTGCCAAAAGAGAATTTGAAAAAGAAATCTTTAACATTAACGGCAAGAATTATGAAGTGACATTCAAGACAGCCTACATTAACGGCGAGATAATATCCAGAAGAGCAGAGTATGAGGATTTAAAAAGGATATCAGATGACATCGGACTTCCGCTTAGAAAAGTAAAAGAGATGATTAAATGA
- a CDS encoding phosphatidylglycerophosphatase produces the protein MGNDKLNVIEKDYGICINNPDYFLALSDFTVSDGIDIIENVNILKAKDEFEATAKRAEAFNHREGSYIAQATDSLEYFTNSYSDLTIFTFLSNDVVIEDFTDDLKVANSPKGFADARITISHVVYIDKVISPKNLLKIFKILTNVKAKVLADMALPFHIQNILNENNFSAVLANVNVEGEAMDINNSDFDEINFDEFKTRLEEAVEITLEDAFEKLDLTFGILDYLVSQGILIGDLVEAGLDLLAEDDITSELKDKLEAQILKSLADINVMMLLMAAIRVEEQLMSNSIREFDAKDDLKYLYSNEVLGLAVANQIAGTKAAVNFKRYDEYKPGILYGLPPILDNAFAGLIAGCVSKIFES, from the coding sequence ATGGGAAATGATAAACTAAATGTTATAGAAAAAGATTATGGAATCTGCATTAACAATCCTGATTATTTTTTAGCTTTAAGCGACTTTACCGTAAGCGACGGAATAGACATTATTGAAAATGTCAATATCCTAAAAGCAAAGGATGAATTTGAGGCCACAGCAAAACGTGCCGAAGCCTTCAATCATCGTGAAGGTTCATATATTGCACAGGCAACAGATTCTCTGGAATATTTTACAAACTCATATAGTGATTTGACAATATTCACTTTTCTTTCAAACGATGTTGTAATTGAAGACTTTACTGATGATTTGAAAGTCGCAAACTCTCCAAAGGGATTTGCAGATGCAAGAATCACCATAAGTCATGTAGTCTACATCGATAAGGTAATATCTCCGAAGAATCTGCTTAAAATATTCAAGATTCTCACTAATGTCAAGGCGAAAGTTCTGGCTGATATGGCATTGCCGTTCCATATTCAGAATATATTGAATGAAAATAATTTTTCTGCTGTTTTGGCCAATGTTAATGTTGAAGGTGAAGCCATGGACATTAACAATTCAGATTTTGACGAAATCAATTTCGATGAGTTCAAAACACGCCTTGAAGAAGCAGTTGAAATAACTCTTGAAGATGCATTCGAAAAGCTTGACTTGACATTCGGAATTCTGGATTATCTGGTTTCTCAGGGAATTCTGATAGGGGATCTGGTTGAAGCAGGCCTTGATTTATTGGCTGAAGATGATATAACTTCCGAGTTAAAGGACAAACTTGAAGCTCAAATTCTAAAGTCATTGGCTGACATTAATGTTATGATGCTTTTAATGGCTGCAATAAGAGTTGAAGAGCAGTTAATGAGCAATTCCATAAGGGAATTTGATGCAAAAGATGATTTGAAGTATCTTTATTCTAATGAGGTTTTAGGTCTTGCAGTTGCAAACCAGATTGCCGGAACAAAGGCTGCTGTCAACTTTAAAAGATATGATGAATACAAACCTGGAATACTCTATGGTCTGCCTCCAATTTTAGATAATGCCTTTGCAGGTCTGATTGCAGGATGTGTGTCTAAAATATTTGAAAGCTAA
- the cobS gene encoding adenosylcobinamide-GDP ribazoletransferase: MENDDYFEDEEFSPVKSLLGLLTFSTILPINVFTSIEYMTKLTWCWPFLHIFIGILAAICGYVSIEILHLNSFFTAVIVYAFLMIITGYNHLDGVMDMADGVMVHGAPERKIMVMKDSSVGAGGVATLFLVATLTIAGIYNILDYNFILGIIICEMSAKTSLLTTALISRPLTPGIGSYFINETNITNYMASTAIILIIAYVMSGYVGLAGVVGAMVSGLIIATIARRNFVLANGDVLGMSNEVGRLFSLLFMAVALFYV; the protein is encoded by the coding sequence ATGGAAAATGATGATTACTTTGAAGATGAAGAATTCTCACCTGTAAAATCTCTTTTAGGGCTTTTGACATTCTCAACAATACTTCCGATTAATGTATTTACATCAATCGAGTATATGACTAAACTTACATGGTGCTGGCCGTTTCTGCATATATTCATTGGGATTCTGGCTGCAATTTGCGGATATGTGTCAATTGAAATCCTGCATCTGAATTCATTTTTCACAGCAGTTATTGTCTATGCATTTTTAATGATTATTACAGGTTATAATCACCTGGACGGTGTTATGGACATGGCTGATGGGGTTATGGTCCATGGTGCACCTGAACGCAAAATAATGGTCATGAAAGACTCATCAGTAGGTGCCGGAGGTGTTGCAACACTCTTTTTAGTGGCCACTTTAACAATTGCCGGAATCTATAACATTTTGGATTATAACTTTATTTTGGGAATAATAATATGTGAAATGTCTGCAAAAACATCTCTTTTAACTACTGCATTAATTTCCAGACCATTAACTCCAGGAATTGGCAGTTATTTTATAAATGAAACAAACATTACCAATTATATGGCTTCAACTGCAATTATTTTAATCATTGCATATGTGATGAGCGGTTATGTCGGCCTTGCAGGTGTTGTGGGAGCTATGGTGTCAGGACTTATCATTGCAACAATTGCAAGGAGAAATTTCGTTTTAGCTAATGGTGATGTCCTTGGAATGAGTAATGAAGTGGGCCGTCTGTTTTCACTATTGTTCATGGCAGTTGCTTTATTTTATGTTTAA
- a CDS encoding tRNA (cytidine(56)-2'-O)-methyltransferase has translation MNVNVLRLDHRLKRDTRITTHVCLTARAFGASKIYLAGERDNKLMENVRDTASRFGGHFEIEYAESYMGIINKWKADGGKVVHLTMYGSQAHEIAPEVREDGSDILIVVGGSKVPGKVYKAADWNVSVTTQPHSEVSSLAVFQHLLMDGKEFDLEFENPVLEVIPTAHGKNVNIHNENR, from the coding sequence ATGAATGTCAATGTTTTAAGATTAGACCACAGATTAAAAAGAGATACAAGAATCACAACTCATGTCTGTCTGACAGCACGTGCATTTGGAGCAAGTAAAATCTATCTTGCAGGTGAACGCGATAACAAACTTATGGAAAACGTACGTGATACTGCATCAAGATTCGGCGGACATTTTGAAATAGAATATGCTGAAAGCTATATGGGAATTATCAATAAATGGAAAGCTGATGGAGGTAAAGTAGTTCATTTAACTATGTACGGTTCACAGGCTCATGAAATAGCTCCTGAAGTTCGTGAAGATGGTTCTGATATTTTAATCGTTGTTGGCGGGTCTAAAGTTCCTGGAAAAGTTTACAAGGCTGCTGACTGGAATGTCTCAGTAACTACACAGCCTCACTCTGAAGTATCATCTCTTGCAGTGTTTCAGCACCTGCTGATGGATGGTAAGGAATTCGATTTGGAATTTGAAAATCCCGTGCTTGAAGTTATTCCGACAGCTCATGGAAAAAACGTAAATATCCATAATGAAAACCGTTAG
- a CDS encoding DUF763 domain-containing protein, with amino-acid sequence MQRRGAVNLPLHGGHPPKWLFTRMVDLSGALASVIIEEYSLEEFLNRISNPYWFQAFSCVLGFDWHSSGTTTTTLGALKASLSPEEHGIYLTGGKGAKSRKTPEGIEHAGEVFNLKTKTTEKLVETSKLSAKIDNSCIQDGYTLYQHNFFVTEKGDWAVVQQGLNTENKYARRYHWLGSEVDDLLNDPHSGISCDQMTPDTLNMPAEESKEAQKISVDLINDNPIHLRQYFKRKDNQALLEDFTMPAHHPVLDMDISDKEFEVLTKAWEIQPENYEELILLQGIGPKKIRALALISDLVYGEPASWKDPVKYSFTHGGKDGFPYPVDREVYDNSIQTIRDALDQARIKKEEKLKAIRRLDDFIS; translated from the coding sequence ATGCAAAGAAGAGGAGCAGTCAATCTACCGTTACATGGAGGCCATCCACCTAAATGGCTATTTACAAGGATGGTTGACCTGTCAGGAGCATTGGCTTCAGTGATAATTGAAGAGTATAGTCTGGAGGAGTTTTTAAATAGAATTTCAAATCCTTACTGGTTTCAGGCATTCTCCTGCGTTTTAGGTTTTGACTGGCATTCCTCAGGAACCACCACCACAACTTTAGGAGCTCTTAAAGCATCATTAAGCCCGGAAGAGCATGGAATTTATTTAACCGGAGGAAAAGGTGCAAAATCGAGAAAAACCCCTGAAGGAATAGAGCATGCCGGAGAAGTATTCAACCTCAAAACTAAAACAACCGAAAAACTGGTTGAGACAAGCAAGCTGTCTGCCAAAATAGACAACTCCTGCATCCAGGACGGCTACACTTTATACCAGCATAACTTCTTCGTTACAGAAAAAGGAGACTGGGCCGTTGTCCAGCAAGGATTAAACACAGAAAACAAATATGCCCGACGTTATCACTGGCTTGGAAGTGAAGTTGATGACCTGCTGAATGACCCTCACAGCGGAATTTCATGTGACCAGATGACACCAGATACACTGAATATGCCTGCTGAAGAAAGCAAAGAAGCCCAAAAAATAAGTGTTGATTTGATTAACGACAATCCCATACATTTAAGGCAGTATTTTAAAAGAAAAGACAATCAGGCGTTGCTTGAAGATTTTACAATGCCTGCACATCATCCTGTTCTGGACATGGACATTTCAGACAAGGAATTTGAAGTTCTCACAAAAGCATGGGAAATACAGCCGGAAAATTATGAGGAGCTTATTCTGCTTCAGGGAATAGGTCCTAAAAAAATAAGAGCACTGGCTTTAATATCAGACCTTGTTTACGGTGAGCCGGCAAGCTGGAAGGATCCTGTAAAATACAGTTTCACACATGGTGGAAAAGACGGTTTTCCATATCCTGTTGACAGAGAAGTCTATGACAATTCTATTCAAACAATAAGAGATGCCCTTGATCAGGCACGCATAAAAAAAGAAGAAAAATTAAAAGCCATCAGACGTTTAGATGACTTCATATCCTAA
- a CDS encoding zinc-binding dehydrogenase, with amino-acid sequence MTKWLKKKNQKYYFIFVQENGQQLRKISEILDSNKIDASVDEIYNLDDINEALRKVDGGGSKGKTLIKIN; translated from the coding sequence TTGACAAAATGGCTCAAAAAAAAGAATCAGAAATATTATTTCATCTTTGTTCAGGAAAACGGCCAGCAGCTAAGGAAAATATCTGAAATATTGGATAGTAATAAGATTGATGCATCTGTAGATGAAATTTACAACTTGGATGATATCAATGAAGCTCTTAGAAAAGTTGATGGTGGCGGTTCAAAGGGTAAAACTCTTATAAAAATTAATTAA
- a CDS encoding transglutaminase domain-containing protein yields MNKKITLSMFLILFLFLSISSINASDANMTDLAAIDSAGDSLKITEENHIDSEKLSINTDDILSDNKNKTEMSSSSSKVYQGGSYSVILKDSNANEILANKTVNFVINNVNYSTTTNSKGIASVNLALDVGKYSAAAYFDGDSSYDSSNFTSDFNVLSTIKASDLTKYYKGTKQYSATFYDSLGNLLKNKMVTITVKGKSYSKKTNSKGVATLDINLKPGTYKITSTNPATGYKLTTNIKILSTISASDLKKVKGDSNKFKVKFYKSNGKALAKKYVKIKIKGKSYWYKTSSSGYVRLTLNNFKNGVFKVVSYNNDGTSKTNTVTIYRIANTKLYANGYTFAPGDNRQIKVKLTTSLGGSSVSGKIIKITIGDKTYSKKTDASGIAYMDLSSISKGLYNVKYQFAGNKFFKSSSDSKYITILDTNATKLAVKGTTRFGYGAHSSMNVVYTAGGVPLRGMAVKVTVEGTTYSGTTNNNGVVSVPIDLGVGNYTVSFTASGNDKVCGTSDSAKIEVFERSEAKLTWKSGTSFKDSLQTFKVLLTDKNGNPISGQTVELIIDDYVYSAKTASNGYATIKVYASMGNYNVEVNALGDNNFLPSSTSKSIKIAVSKFKKGLNEKASGSYSSSYLKSSKNCPVNNAKIKALVKSVTSGLTDPVDKAKAIFNYVRDTISYDYYYDSHRGAIGTLKYGRANCVDQAHLLISMYRTAGFMARYVHGSCRFSDDVYGHVWTQVLIGNTWVVGDPINSNNELGKINNWNVKTFVLKNRYVSLPF; encoded by the coding sequence TTGAACAAAAAAATAACATTGTCAATGTTTTTGATATTGTTTCTTTTTTTATCCATCAGTTCAATTAACGCAAGCGATGCAAACATGACTGATTTAGCAGCTATTGATTCTGCAGGAGATTCTCTTAAAATAACTGAAGAAAATCACATTGATTCAGAAAAACTGTCAATAAACACTGACGATATATTATCAGACAATAAAAACAAAACAGAAATGTCTTCCTCATCAAGCAAAGTTTATCAGGGGGGAAGTTACAGCGTAATTTTAAAGGATTCGAACGCAAATGAGATTTTAGCAAACAAAACTGTGAATTTTGTTATAAATAATGTAAACTATTCAACCACTACCAATTCCAAAGGTATTGCAAGTGTTAATCTTGCACTTGATGTTGGAAAATACAGTGCAGCTGCATATTTTGATGGCGACAGCTCATATGATTCAAGCAATTTCACTTCTGATTTTAACGTATTGTCCACTATAAAAGCCAGTGATTTGACAAAATACTATAAAGGCACAAAACAGTACTCAGCTACATTTTATGACAGTTTAGGAAATCTTTTAAAAAATAAGATGGTCACTATAACTGTAAAAGGAAAATCATACTCCAAAAAAACAAACAGCAAAGGTGTTGCAACTTTGGATATTAATCTAAAGCCTGGAACTTATAAAATAACTTCAACCAATCCTGCTACAGGTTATAAGTTAACTACAAACATTAAGATTTTGTCAACAATCTCTGCAAGCGATTTGAAAAAAGTCAAAGGAGATTCAAATAAATTTAAGGTAAAATTCTATAAAAGCAACGGTAAGGCTCTGGCAAAAAAGTACGTCAAAATCAAAATCAAAGGAAAATCCTACTGGTATAAAACATCTTCCTCAGGATATGTGAGACTGACATTAAACAACTTTAAAAACGGAGTTTTTAAGGTAGTGTCTTATAATAATGACGGAACATCCAAAACAAATACTGTAACAATATACCGTATCGCAAATACCAAGCTGTATGCCAATGGGTATACATTCGCACCAGGGGACAATCGCCAGATTAAAGTTAAGCTCACAACCAGTCTTGGAGGCAGTTCAGTTTCCGGAAAGATTATAAAAATTACAATTGGCGATAAAACTTACTCCAAAAAAACAGATGCATCCGGTATTGCTTATATGGATCTTTCTTCAATCAGCAAAGGATTATATAATGTAAAATATCAGTTTGCAGGAAACAAATTTTTCAAATCATCATCCGATTCAAAGTATATCACAATACTTGATACCAATGCCACTAAACTGGCAGTTAAAGGTACAACCCGATTCGGATATGGTGCTCATTCCTCAATGAACGTTGTTTATACTGCAGGTGGAGTTCCTTTAAGAGGAATGGCTGTGAAAGTCACTGTTGAGGGAACTACATATTCCGGAACCACAAACAACAATGGTGTTGTATCAGTCCCTATTGACCTGGGAGTCGGAAATTACACTGTAAGCTTTACTGCATCAGGCAACGATAAGGTTTGCGGAACTTCTGATTCTGCTAAAATAGAAGTATTTGAGAGAAGTGAAGCAAAACTGACTTGGAAATCAGGAACTTCATTTAAGGACTCTCTCCAAACATTCAAGGTTTTACTGACAGATAAAAACGGAAATCCTATTTCAGGACAAACTGTTGAACTTATAATAGATGATTATGTCTATTCTGCAAAAACAGCATCAAACGGATATGCAACAATTAAGGTTTATGCTTCAATGGGAAATTATAATGTGGAGGTCAATGCACTGGGAGACAACAATTTCCTGCCTAGTTCCACAAGCAAATCCATTAAGATTGCTGTTTCCAAATTCAAAAAAGGGCTCAATGAAAAAGCATCCGGTTCTTATTCAAGTTCCTATCTTAAATCATCAAAAAACTGCCCAGTCAACAACGCCAAAATCAAAGCATTGGTTAAATCAGTTACCAGTGGTCTTACCGACCCTGTCGATAAGGCAAAAGCTATTTTCAATTATGTAAGGGACACTATTTCTTATGATTATTACTATGATTCCCACAGAGGTGCTATCGGCACATTGAAGTATGGAAGAGCCAACTGCGTTGACCAGGCGCACCTTCTGATTTCAATGTATCGTACTGCAGGGTTTATGGCAAGATATGTCCACGGATCATGCAGATTCAGTGACGATGTCTACGGTCATGTATGGACTCAGGTTTTAATAGGCAATACATGGGTTGTTGGAGACCCGATTAATTCCAATAACGAATTGGGAAAAATCAACAACTGGAATGTGAAAACTTTCGTTTTGAAAAACAGATACGTAAGTCTTCCATTCTGA
- a CDS encoding peptidylprolyl isomerase, protein MAIDNGDFVRVNFTGKIKDTDDVFDTTYDEIAQEAGIFEENKTYKPIPIVVGGNHLLPAIEEAIIGLEEGETKHIEVDSDNAFGPRDPKMIQLVPMKEFKRQGMTPVQGMKIQSEGATGKILTVNGGRVKVDFNHELAGKDLVYDVEVTEVIDDEEEKIKSMIELHYSNPNVDIDKTEIDIVDGVANIKLDEMSKFDQQSYMDITFARFRIAKDIWDNIEDITKVNFVDEFEKREESDDEEAEEE, encoded by the coding sequence ATGGCTATAGATAACGGAGATTTTGTAAGAGTAAACTTTACTGGTAAAATAAAAGACACAGATGATGTATTTGATACTACTTATGATGAAATTGCACAAGAAGCAGGAATTTTCGAAGAAAACAAAACTTACAAACCAATTCCAATCGTTGTTGGTGGAAACCACTTATTACCTGCAATTGAAGAAGCAATCATTGGTTTAGAAGAAGGAGAAACCAAACACATTGAAGTTGATTCCGATAACGCATTTGGACCAAGAGATCCTAAAATGATTCAGTTAGTACCTATGAAAGAATTCAAAAGACAGGGTATGACTCCTGTCCAAGGTATGAAAATCCAATCTGAAGGCGCAACCGGTAAAATCTTAACCGTAAACGGCGGAAGAGTAAAAGTTGACTTCAACCACGAATTAGCAGGAAAAGACTTAGTATACGATGTTGAAGTAACTGAAGTTATCGATGATGAAGAAGAAAAAATCAAAAGTATGATTGAGTTACACTACTCCAATCCTAACGTTGACATCGATAAAACCGAAATTGACATCGTTGACGGTGTTGCAAACATCAAATTAGATGAAATGTCCAAATTTGACCAGCAATCCTACATGGACATTACCTTTGCAAGATTCAGAATTGCTAAAGACATCTGGGACAATATTGAAGACATTACCAAAGTAAACTTCGTTGATGAATTCGAAAAAAGAGAAGAATCCGACGACGAAGAAGCTGAAGAAGAATAA
- a CDS encoding dicarboxylate/amino acid:cation symporter: protein MFERLKQISLGNWILIGMILGLFFGLFLNFYVHDHFIKNIVLMDNVFYLGGNAFIRLMKMLVVPLVFCSIVVGVSSISDIRKIGTIGGRTILIYILTTAVAVTIALSIGILLKPGLGLNMAAAAQTSNVTINQTMTDTILNIIPENPLNALANGDMLPVIIFGVIIGFILAKLREETDVVNKFFEQSNKIMMAMTGIVMKFAPIGVFCLMAKTFGSLGFDGILPLAKYVVCVLIGLGIQAFVVYPSLLVVFTRLNPVTFFRKFMSVMFFAFSSSTSNATIPLNMNKLEDMGVSRDVSSFTIPLGATINMDGTAIMQGVAVMFAAQAYGIDLGTSALLTVIFTAVMASIGTAGVPSVGLVTLTMVFNSVGLPVQAIGVIFGIDHVLDMFRTAVNVTGDAICTMIVAFKNKSFDVDVFKGRKKAEKKVENLI, encoded by the coding sequence ATGTTTGAGAGATTAAAACAAATTAGTTTAGGTAACTGGATTTTAATCGGAATGATTTTAGGATTATTTTTCGGTTTATTTTTAAATTTTTACGTTCATGATCATTTTATAAAAAATATTGTCTTAATGGACAATGTATTCTATCTTGGAGGTAATGCATTTATCAGACTGATGAAAATGCTTGTCGTTCCGCTTGTTTTCTGTTCCATTGTTGTAGGAGTATCGTCAATTTCAGATATTCGTAAAATAGGAACAATTGGTGGAAGAACTATTCTAATATATATCCTTACAACAGCTGTTGCGGTAACAATAGCTCTAAGCATCGGTATTCTGCTTAAACCGGGCCTTGGTTTGAATATGGCCGCTGCAGCTCAAACATCTAATGTGACTATTAACCAGACAATGACTGATACAATTTTAAATATCATTCCGGAAAACCCGTTGAATGCGTTGGCTAACGGAGATATGTTGCCTGTTATCATATTCGGTGTAATTATCGGATTTATCCTCGCTAAATTAAGAGAAGAAACTGATGTAGTAAACAAATTCTTTGAACAGTCAAACAAAATCATGATGGCAATGACAGGAATTGTGATGAAATTCGCTCCAATAGGAGTTTTCTGTCTGATGGCCAAAACTTTTGGAAGCCTGGGTTTTGACGGCATCCTGCCTCTAGCCAAATATGTTGTTTGCGTACTGATTGGATTAGGTATTCAGGCTTTTGTTGTTTATCCGTCCCTTCTTGTTGTTTTCACAAGGCTCAATCCTGTAACATTCTTCAGGAAGTTCATGTCAGTAATGTTTTTTGCATTTTCATCTTCAACATCAAATGCAACAATTCCTCTAAACATGAATAAACTGGAGGATATGGGTGTTTCCCGTGATGTTTCCTCATTTACCATTCCTTTAGGAGCAACAATCAACATGGACGGAACTGCAATCATGCAGGGAGTTGCGGTAATGTTTGCAGCTCAGGCTTATGGAATAGATTTAGGCACTTCAGCTCTTTTAACAGTAATCTTTACAGCAGTAATGGCTTCAATAGGTACAGCAGGAGTTCCTTCAGTGGGTCTTGTAACTTTAACTATGGTATTTAATTCAGTAGGTCTGCCGGTTCAGGCAATCGGTGTAATCTTTGGAATAGATCATGTCCTCGACATGTTCAGAACTGCAGTAAACGTCACTGGTGACGCCATATGTACTATGATTGTGGCATTCAAGAATAAATCCTTTGATGTTGATGTATTCAAAGGCAGGAAAAAAGCTGAAAAAAAGGTTGAAAATCTTATTTAA
- a CDS encoding fumarate hydratase C-terminal domain-containing protein: MKELTTPITDKDLSGLNVGDKISISGTIYTGRDAALPQLVDLIKKDGVPFDLNGSVIMHTAFSDAGIAPTTSSKVEIESTIPFLSENGVKVHIGKGMLGDETVKALNDNNSIFVITPPVAALLTSKVLDKKCVLFENEGMEAMFELKVKDIPGIVAIHRGEKI; encoded by the coding sequence ATGAAGGAATTAACTACACCTATCACTGATAAAGACCTATCAGGATTGAATGTTGGAGATAAAATAAGCATTTCCGGAACAATATATACCGGCCGTGACGCTGCTCTGCCTCAGCTGGTAGATCTGATTAAAAAGGATGGAGTTCCCTTTGATTTAAACGGAAGCGTCATCATGCATACTGCATTCAGCGATGCAGGAATTGCACCAACAACAAGCAGCAAAGTGGAAATCGAGTCAACCATACCGTTTTTAAGTGAAAATGGCGTTAAAGTTCATATCGGAAAAGGAATGCTTGGAGATGAAACAGTAAAAGCACTGAATGACAACAATTCAATTTTTGTAATAACACCGCCTGTTGCAGCATTGCTTACAAGCAAAGTATTAGATAAAAAATGCGTCTTGTTTGAAAATGAAGGCATGGAAGCTATGTTTGAACTAAAAGTAAAAGATATCCCTGGGATAGTGGCTATCCACAGGGGAGAAAAAATTTAA
- a CDS encoding ferredoxin family protein: MIIIDENLCKGCHLCLFMCSQNVYAISPEVNKKGVQLPYVKFEERCTKCGTCEVACPDQAITVDMPENWWMKEGNDVKFNPRFTQGKK; encoded by the coding sequence TTGATTATTATTGATGAAAATTTGTGTAAAGGATGTCATCTTTGCTTATTCATGTGTTCACAGAACGTATATGCTATATCTCCTGAAGTAAACAAAAAAGGCGTACAGCTGCCTTATGTTAAGTTTGAAGAGAGATGTACCAAATGTGGCACTTGTGAAGTTGCATGTCCAGATCAGGCTATAACTGTGGATATGCCGGAAAATTGGTGGATGAAAGAGGGCAATGATGTTAAATTCAATCCTAGATTCACACAAGGGAAAAAGTAG